The Topomyia yanbarensis strain Yona2022 chromosome 3, ASM3024719v1, whole genome shotgun sequence nucleotide sequence ctaacagacataacactcgaaaataatgcttcgccccctttaacggtcattttaaatatattcgtAGTTGGGACCGTGGCcgcttttgaaattatggcgccactgacatatgaacaagcatatgggggatataCCACTAGTGAGAAATTGTTCCCAAGCCTGAGGGATAACCCAGCAGCAAATAAgagtttgggaccgtgaataaaaggtggagctagtgctcTGGGAAAATtaccggatcgatattttttaaggGAATTCACTCATAGTGTCATGTCTGTTGGTCTGTGATCAAAGTTCAAAAGTGTACACCAACCCTTCGAAATtttgtaatctcgaaaaaaacatTTAGAGACTATTATTTATACTCAACTCAAAAATTGCCTAAGTTCTATAAAGGTAATcttcaaaaaaaactttctggTGATACTAGATCATGACGtttcaggcccgtgcgcagaaaattcgcAAGGGgatgattttgatttttttacgtttcttataaaagaaaggtaTAAAAACCCTCCAACTTTGACGATTTTGTCCAAAGCCCGGAGGTcttgtgtaccaatcgactcagatcAAACGGATTGGgtaaatgtctgttatcgagaaaCAATCTTCAACAGACATCGCTACCTGCTAGCTTTTGCTAGTGTCAGATTGGTTTGTAgtcagccccctggcaaccctataccaacatatggaGTTTAacagcgacctacatatatggggcgttatagctataaagccccaaacaaagaattatgttcggtgCCATGCacaatattcaagcattccacacgacgctTTGCATATTGCGTGATGTTTAGATaccatatcattcagaaaatctaCACTTAGTAACAAAATACAGCTTTTAATGATTAGatccaaaattattgttttgattttaatggcagtgatgctggctgttcAGAGACGCcatccttgacagggggctgttTGTAGTAGTTAAGCCTACCGACTTAACGTAAGTCCTCATCTACCCGTTAAGTATTGCTTCAGTGGGGATTGTGCTCTtgctcttttttattttgtgttaatcgtttaTGTGTTTTCCATTGCTGCTTTTTCCGATTTGCGGTCCaaccttcgcgatatatctGACCTGCACAGGACTGCTGCAAATATTGTCACCTGTTGAGATCCGGAGGTTTCGGCAATAATGCTTTACAACcttcgcagggtttcttatGCTTCTTGGTACTACTCGTTCCTAATTATCAGTTAGCTGGCGCTGAGAGCTTTTCGGCGACGGtatttctcctgataccgataCCCGTTTCTGCGAGCCATTGCTAGCCACTTCGACGGATTGATCATCGTCGAAATAATTTCTCCAGACAACGATAGTCGGGAGACTTTGTTTTTTTCCTCCTAAGCTCCCGTTGCTAGCCCACTAACCGACTATTGCTGTATAACTAGTGTTTTCACAACTATTGCTAGTAGGGAAacttgtcgaaacgtgaaccgatccagagaAGCCAACCAACTCGACATACGCCCCTTTCCAGCCATTCTCGCAAggtttcttataatgtttaaaatcaaaccaaaattttgagatagttatatatatatatatatatatatatatatatatatatatatatatatatatatatatatatatatatatatatatatatatatatatatatatatatatatatatatatatatatatatatatatatatatatatatatatatatatatatatatatatatatatatatatatatatatatatatatatatatatatatatatatatataaaatatatatatatatatatatataaaagaaaaaaatcaaaagaaaagttaatcgatggagccttgagtgtaaaattgaacgcattttcgcttgatgccctccatcaaagtctttacagtgtcatccggtacctgtttctcagtttttttccattttcttaacacgtccctctcgtctttgactgtcttcttgctcttccgaagttcccgcttcatcattgcccagtactgctccaccggcggcagctccggacagtttggcatatcctttggaacaaaatggacagaattggcctcataccactccaggacacttttagaatagtggcatgccaaatctggccaaaattgcttcgtcgtgctgctgcaagaacggcaaaaggcgtttctctaggcactcagatttgtagatctctccatttactgtgccctttgtcaagaaaggctcactcctcagtccgcaagagcagatggcctgccaaatgagatatttggaggcgaacttcgacattttcttcttcttaaatttgtcgtccacatagaacttgctcttgctggcgaaaaactccaaccccggaatttgcttaaaatcggcttttatatacgtttcgtcgtccatcacacagcagccatattttgtcagcatcttctcgtagagcttccgtgcccgagttttagccgtcgattgttgccgctagtcgcggtttgggaagttctgtaccttgtatgtaggtagtccagctctcttctttgcattctggacgtagctctgcgacatgccgatctttttagccaaatcacggcttgagacgttgggatttgctttaatcgcccgcttcacctttccctccatctttttgttctccggtcccggttttcttccagctcctttgccgtggtccaacgtcaaccgctcctggaaccgcttcaacactctgtagacggttgaatggtgaatgttcaacatttttcccaactgccggtgcgacaggtcaggaaatttggaaagaatttgttctctcgactcgcgttggttcacctccattttcgttgaatcgaaaaacacgacttcgagtttgacagcatgtaaacaatacacatcaatgagaaaatgtgcaaaatttggttgatttttacctaATGGTAAAacagttatgccctgttgaatgtgtcgcaataatttcgtgttcgccctttattgtTTAAATGTTGCTTATTTATGAAAAGGTTATCAAAAAGAACGGGATAATCAGGAATAAATTGAGATAAAAGAAGCTCTACGGGAATAATTCAATAAAACGCATCCTACTACACGTCAATATAGCTATAATGTAATGTGtgttttataatattttggggGACATTAACCCTGCACGTATAGTCTGACATTAACCCTGCACGTATAGTTTGACTGTGTGAAACTGGCCAGAAAATCGCACAAAAGCGACAAGTTAGGTTATTAGAATTGTCTTTCGCGTGCTGCAAATGTCGTTGAACAAGGCTTAATTAAAAGTTCAGATTAATCTATTCGTATGTTCTGCTTGTGCAGTCATGTAGATAAACGTTGCCGACTAGATGCACCTTTATGGTTGACGATTTATTGTGGTTATACTGTATCACAGAATTACACAATCATTATCACCAACGGGGGGTCAAGGTTTTCAGAGTGGCGAATCTTACTGACAAAACGATAAGCTTCATTGTTTTATCACATACTACTGATAGGCGACAACGATTATTTCGCTTCTTAGTCGTTTTAATGGGGTTTTTAAATTACTTTTTAAAGACGTTTGTTATGCATTTCTATTGTAATCAGCCTTACTCTGCATTAACACGAATATTGTATATTGTGTTGTCTATTTCGAATGTTTTGCATGTCTGGCATATCAATAGGTTCGAATAACTTCGATGTTTCGTTAGCATTTTCAAACTAACTTTACGTAACCATAAGATATTGAACATTTATATTTTGGAATGGTGAAAATGCTAATTGTGTACGTATTCGCATTCTACGCCTCCCCGGATCAGTCAAAATAAACGAATGCACGAATCTTCTGTTggaatatataacaaaaatctgTCTTACTAACAATTCGTGAAAcataatattgattgatttcaaaggcTGTAATATTTGGCCATCTGTAAACGAAGTAGAATTGATTGGTAGAAAAAAATGTGGCTTATTCCAATGTTGGAAATCGACTTTGTCCAATTTCATCATATCAGAAATATAAAGAAATTAAGAACAACACTGAACccacccaccagtaaatgagtgtttgagactgtgaataaaaggtggagctagtgttctgggaaaatgatcggatcgatgtttttgaggAAATTCTTTCATAgtattatgtctgttagtctgtggctaAACCAtatgcaaagaatggcgctcatggtgTTGGCTGGttttgctaccagtcatacatgactatggtcacaaatggttacatgggtgaagatattcttgcttccagcgatattacactaaCATGTAATTTTCCGTTCAGGACACTCCATGTGAAGAAACCTACTCgagagtggttgtctggctatatggagatACAACAAACGAAAGCGGCATATTACACCGACGGCTCTCTGATGGAGGAGCGcgctggtgctggtgtatacTGTCGGGAAATGAGATTGGACAAGTctcactcgctaggtagatactgtactgcatCCAAAGTAGAAAGCTTCGCGATTATCTGCGAAGTACAATCGGCCCTTTCAACAGAGCTTGTCCGgcaaaattataaacttctgctccgataatcaggctgcaatcaagaccCTCCTAACAGAGGCTTTTCAAACATAGTCCAGCGAATCTGTTGGGGCTGGTTAAGGTTTGTTAAGTTTACTTTCCTCTTGAGTCATGTTTATTTTTGCATTCCTCGAATCATTTCGTGTTGTTACATTTAACAAACCTACGACGgccgagccagtttgccattaCATACTCGATGATATCTTTGCTGGTTGTGGTGGGTATCGTAAGTCTGAATACCAAAGGCCAAAAACAATAATTCGAACTAATCTTTGCAAACCAGCAAACGTCTTGTTTGGTCTACTCAGGTACAAAAAAATCAGGTGGGTTACATATCTAGCAGCGCGGAGTAActgaaacaaaatttgaaattgatttGTGTTCACATTCGTTATGTTTATCTATCTTCAGAGAATTTCTTCGCGAACCAACCAGAGTTTCATGACGATGTGCCGTTGCACTTCGCCTCATACAAGGAAAAGTATGAAGAGACCATACGCAAAGCAACAGTAATATTTACTAAAGTGCGCCAGCTTCTACAAAAGCAAGGAAGGTACGATGCTAAGAATTATATGTGAGTATATACAACTTAAAAATTACTGACACAGCCTACAATCATGTTTTTCATCAGTGAATTCTGGGACTTTCTGCTCGGAACCGGTCTCATCAAGGAGGGCAATCCGTTTAGGCTCCAATTTGATATGTTTATCCCGGCCATCATCGGTCACGCCAATGCCGAACAACAAGTCAAATGGTTGGACAGGGCGCTCAATTGGGAAATTCTTGGCTCGTACGCACAGACCGAACTTGGACATGGAACGTTTCTTCGCGGATTGGAGACTACGGCTACTTTCGATCATGAAACTGATGAGTTTGTACTGGATAGTCCTACGTTGACCGCTTACAAGTGGTGGCCGGGTGCTTGTAAGCTCTTCGTTCGTTTAGTTTCAAGTTCCAATTAAACAATTTAGATCGTTTTAGTGGGTCATACAGTGAACTACACCGTTGTCATGGCGCAATTGTATTCGAAGGGAACGTGTTACGGTGTTCATCCATTTATGGTACAGCTTCGCGACGAGGATACACATATGCCCCTACCTGGTGTGGATGTTGGTGAAATTGGAGATAAAATAGGTTACAAAGGGGTAAATAATGGATACCTCGGTTTTAACAAATATCGAATTCCTCGAAACAATATGTTGATGAGGAATGCACAGCTGTTGAGGGACGGTTCGTATGTGAAGCCAGTTTCTTCAGTGCTGACCTATGGTACTATGGTTTTCGTTCGGGTGATCATCGTTAAAGCGATGGCCTACGAGTTGTCTAAGACGGCCACAATCGCGGTGAGATATTCTTGCGTTCGTCGACAAAGTCCTATTAATCCTGAGTAAGTCAAACTTTGGGTACTCGATCTTTCGGTAGTCACGATAGTAGCTGTGGTTGATCGTTTAGGGAGTCAAAAACGTGACTTCCGGAGGGTAAAATCCTGCCGGGTTTCTCATTCCTTTTATTCTTATAGTCAACCAGAAGTTCAAGTTATAGATCATTTGACTCAACAAGGAAAACTACTGCCACTAGTGGCCAGAGCAATTGCACTGAAACTGGCAGCTGACAATCTATGGCAAATGTATCAGGAGACGACTTCCGAATTGGATTCTGGGAATTTAAATCGTTTACCGGAGCTTCATGCTATTTCGTGTTGCTTGAAGTCCGTGTCTACCGCTGATGCTGCCAAAGGAATGGAGGTGTGCCGTTTGGCTTGTGGCGGCCACGGGTATCTGTCGTGTGCGAATTTCATGACATTTTACAGTGTTGCTACGGCAGCTTCTACGTATGAAGGAGAAAATACGGTGATGTTGCTGCAAACCTCAAGGTACAATCAATCAAGTTCATCTTAATGCCACTAttacattatttttattttctttctcAGATATTTGATCAAATCTTGGAGCCAAGCACTCAAACGCCAGAAGCTGAGTGGAACGGTCCAGTATTTGAGCGAATATACCGGTAGAGCCACCAAACGATTTGCCTGGAGTGATTCTGTTGCGGTTATTATTCTGGCTTTCCAGTCGATTACTGCCAATAAGTTACGCTTGGCATACAATCACATTGAAAGTCGCAAAAAGGTCGGTTACACACCGGAGGAAGCTACCAACATGGCCGGTTTGGAACTAGCACGGGTTGCGGAACTCCACGGACGTTGGTTTGTTTTGCAATCCGCGTACGATTTGATAGAGAACGCTTGTCAAACAGCCTCGTCGCAGTTGGCGAATGTGCTGAGGCAATTGTGCGCACTGGTGGTGTACAGTGAGGCATTGCAGGTCGCAGGGGATTTGTTGAGGGTACGTATTATGCTGTATATAACCGCAGGAGAGTTCCATATTCAAAAACGTGCAGTTGAGCTAATTTCGATTTAGGTTTCAGTTACATTtgctatgtgtgtgtatgtgtattgcGTTAGTCAAAGACTGATAAGTTATATAAAGACAACGAATAAATTTTCGTTAACTGTCCGACAAATTGTAATGGATATGTTAcagaatcactttataaaatattcaaaagaaTATCCGGTCAGAAGTCCCGTTTCTCACATATAACATGCATAATCAATTTATAACATAGATTTTGAAGAGTTTCACAAAGCTGTTCTAACATTGGCAAAACTTTCTTTCCGCAGTTTACCACCATGTCCGAGAATGACATCGTAAAGTTGCAGCAAAAATACGAAATGACACTTGCTGCCCTGCGCCCAAATGCGGTCGGAGTGGTGGATGCGTTCGACTATCCAGATTATGTTCTTGGATCTGCACTGGGTGCCTACGATGGCAATGTGTACGAACGCCTGTTCGAGGAAGCGATGAAAAGTCCTTTAAACCAGGTAATTATTGTTGCTGCGAATAACCCAATCCAATTGTATTAATTTTCTCTGCTTGTCCAGGAACCGGTCAACAGAACATTTGAGTTGTACCTGAAGCCTCTCATGAGATCAAGACTGTAATATAAATAGTTGATATTTGGGTGGCAGGGATTTGGGTGCAATAAAATTGGTGTAGTTGCTTATTGGTTTGTAACAATTTGTTGTAGACTAAttaatagtggaattaaatggtttttatttttgatagTGGAATTGAATGGTTTTTAATTTCCGATTTAATTGCCATCCCATTATAAAGGCCAAAAGCTATTAAAATGTGGGATGACTGCAATGAGCTACCTCCTCTACTTCGTCGTCATAGTTAACCTCAATAGCAAgaacttttttgacagttcgctatTATCACTTAACTAAACTTTTGTCTACGATTCAGTGCACTTCGATTTAGTTACATTCTTGTATTATACAGGTAGTTTAGGTGacggttaagaatctctcgagggagGAAAATAAGAGGGTTGTGTACAAAACacaaccacggtgacattaaaaatgcaataATTTTCACGAGCCAAATGAAGATAATTGATTATCAATTAAGACTATAAACTCTTCAAGCCTAAGAAATTTCCGGTGCGAGGGAGAAAATGCGCAAAGCTCAATTCGCAAagatttttcttcaatttttaatagattttttttttcaaaatgtactttttaaaatgtttgttttaacaactGATAAACCAGATGAACATGATTGTTCCATTACATGGAATAATTATTTATCCAACCTGCTTTGAATCGAGTATAAATGAACCACGTTTGTAACGCGAATAGAAATGCGCCTTCAGTTAGTCCCGCCACAAGCACATGTTTGCGCATGAAGCTTTCGCGCATAACTACTAGGCACACCGTGATAGATTGCTTCGTTCTCTTTCTGTCAGTCGCTAGACGAATATAGCTTTTTATGTTAGCTGCCTTAAATCTAAGACTTTATCATTAATTTACTGCGACATCATTTGTTTTTCGGCGGTCAGTTGCATGGAGTGCGTTGTGATAAGTGAACGTGAAGCTGGATGTTGATAGCGTAGCAAAAGAACCCGTGGAACTTCAGTAAAAGGACAGGTTTGTTGAAGATCGATAGCTAGAAACCGGTTGATAGCAATAACTGGATGAACTTTGTTCTCGTGTAGATTTGAGTCttgtttttcaaaacatttatgCTGTTTGCGGATGTGTAGTGATAATATAAGTAATGCCGGTAGACGTAGTAAACAAAGATCTGCAGCATGAACGCAGTAAGTGCACTTTCAATCAGGAAGAGTTCACTCTCTGGTGGGTAGGTGGACAAGACAAGTTGGACGAGAAGAGGTTTACGGGTGAGTATAAATTTAGGTActccgaatatttttttttgtttcgaacgGGGGATGCGTTACGTGCATAAATAACTGTGTTTACCCTTTATTGCCACCaactattattatttttttcttctcaaTAACTACGCggcaacaatttattttttctccactgGAATCATATACTGATTGAAAGGACTTCATAATTTTTTGGACCTTAACAAACTCCTAATTTGTGACGATAGCCTGTTAGCGTATCTAAAGTACGCATATAAATGTATCGAATGCAGTTGTCTTAATCAAGTatcgaaacaataaattttcaGAATCAAAAATAATTGTAGATACGTTTTTTGAGTGGCgatgtattcattcataaataggctttgtggtatgtattagcagaatcaaagtaggataggctgagtggaattaatgaattgatcgaacgcaaataataaaccttcgttgcgctttccatcgattcgtgtaaatttgttgctaagaaagttatcgtctttgcgcaacggaAGCACAAATTGCTATCATGCATGCatgcaaccgcaaaaaaattagGTATACACAtttgcctcaaacattgaacctaAGCGAACGGTGTACAGTTGTACAATGCTCGAATCAAACAGCTGTCTGGGTATATCGTATCCGTATACGGAAAGATACGCACCAAGAACAATGAGTCAACGCCAGTGATGATGGGTGGAGCGAAAGAGATAACTAgtacccaacaaacatttcgtggttttttaaacgttttaacagttgctttattcagctctagctgaacattggaggtatacgtgtaatcatatatcgtttattccacccttaaacatccgggatttggaaaatttattcagtttgtttGATTGAGACACTttaaagaacaattcttcagcatgtatacagcctgaagaaagTCACAGTTCAGCTtcatcaataaaccttttcgttaccgctattcagctgagaaCATTATCatagaaaattattaaaaaagacatttatttcaagttacacgcgctatcaatctctttggaaggTATATACTTTTGTTAGTGTTACGCTACaattagagaaaaattgtattaccttgttggaagtcatatcacgtacctggatccgaatcagcaacctgttgaatactaagcacttaccttactgtctgcaccaatcttgcatacatcgaatgcttaagatttcaccgatgtaccgaaaagtctaggctgctgaatagagtctgtacaaagaCTACACTAGCCTtttatagatttgagtgaatctagttggcttgggttcgaatcccaacctacgatattttttttatgcgataatttttagaacattcggaaattttaaattagacaatttactaatttcaaaaacTAATGATTGTAGACGTTTTTGTATCCAAGATGAGGACTTACGGATGTCACAAAAATTTTAGACAAGTAAAAATGAGTATCATATGATagtggtggtaactgaatgatggattgaagccatttataattctaaggtggcaatctcctTGATTTATTTGCCATACCATTTGGCAAATGGTCCATGGAAACAATTCTGGTGTCAAAAATTAACAGCATCGttcgaacaaaaattttctcttgtgttcaataGGTAAACAGACCATTTtgaattaaaaggtaaatttacgTAAACAAGAGCGCGTATGATTTGGCAAGCTTctacattgaaaaactgtaaatcgttGGTTTACATGCtgaaaactcagtagatataaaacaacaaaataaatttgctGTTGTTATTGCTTCTAAACCATAATATATGAAAACATCTCGATTGGATTATACTGAAACACTTA carries:
- the LOC131690746 gene encoding probable peroxisomal acyl-coenzyme A oxidase 1; amino-acid sequence: MPSAVVNKDLQHERSKCSFNQEEFTVWWVGGREKLNDKRSLENFFANQPEFHDDVPLHFASYKEKYEETIRKATVIFTKVRQLLQKQGRYDAKNYIEFWDFLLGTGLIKEGNPFRLQFDMFIPAIIGHANAEQQVKWLDRALNWEILGSYAQTELGHGTFLRGLETTATFDHETDEFVLDSPTLTAYKWWPGALGHTVNYTVVMAQLYSKGTCYGVHPFMVQLRDEDTHMPLPGVDVGEIGDKIGYKGVNNGYLGFNKYRIPRNNMLMRNAQLLRDGSYVKPVSSVLTYGTMVFVRVIIVKAMAYELSKTATIAVRYSCVRRQSPINPDQPEVQVIDHLTQQGKLLPLVARAIALKLAADNLWQMYQETTSELDSGNLNRLPELHAISCCLKSVSTADAAKGMEVCRLACGGHGYLSCANFMTFYSVATAASTYEGENTVMLLQTSRYLIKSWSQALKRQKLSGTVQYLSEYTGRATKRFAWSDSVAVIILAFQSITANKLRLAYNHIESRKKVGYTPEEATNMAGLELARVAELHGRWFVLQSAYDLIENACQTASSQLANVLRQLCALVVYSEALQVAGDLLRFTTMSENDIVKLQQKYEMTLAALRPNAVGVVDAFDYPDYVLGSALGAYDGNVYERLFEEAMKSPLNQEPVNRTFELYLKPLMRSRL